The Siniperca chuatsi isolate FFG_IHB_CAS linkage group LG9, ASM2008510v1, whole genome shotgun sequence genome includes a region encoding these proteins:
- the nr4a3 gene encoding nuclear receptor subfamily 4 group A member 3 isoform X2: protein MNKRTQLLEQLQFVQLKCTPRDMPCVQAQYGPAPPGSAYSGQSFSYQGDSYSSDLMTPDYTKLDLGGGEISAAATTSLPSFNVFVEGSYEPKSSCLYQMPPHRPTIKKEEESYPTAPPLEAMSSSAMYFKQSPPSTPTTPSLPPQPGTSFLWEEHTLGPPSHPHSLGSSLDTGPLKSPRFPHFYQHSPPHSGGSVAGYESLGGGLVRTSSSSSSSSSSVSHHHGPPLEQPMYQLHRGAGGSSLAFRSLAIGPCGPLLGDSLPSPPPRGPQGEGTCAVCGDNAACQHYGVRTCEGCKGFFKRTVQKNAKYVCLASKNCPVDKRRRNRCQYCRFQKCLSVGMVKEVVRTDSLKGRRGRLPSKPKSPLQTEASPPSPPLSLLSALLRAYSHCTPRDLDYSQFSAADPPSSSSDAEHIQLFYRLLTISMETTRCWADRLPGFSELQREDQNLLIDSAFLELFVLRLAHRSMLSEDKLVFCNGLVLHRFQCLRGFGEWLDSIRDFSTHLQSLNLDASAFACLAALVLLTEQVPGLKDSKRVEELQNKVICCLRDHLGCSPSSSSSKAAPPLSRILGLRAELRSQRTQGLQRIFYLKLEDLVPPPPLIDRFLDTLPY from the exons ACATGCCCTGTGTGCAGGCTCAGTACGGGCCCGCCCCTCCAGGCTCAGCCTACTCTGGCCAGTCCTTCAGTTACCAGGGCGACAGCTACAGCTCTGACCTCATGACCCCTGACTACACCAAGCTGGACTTGGGTGGTGGTGAGATctccgccgccgccaccacttCCCTCCCCAGCTTCAACGTCTTCGTGGAGGGGAGCTACGAGCCCAAGTCCTCCTGCCTTTACCAGATGCCTCCTCACAGGCCCACCAtcaaaaaggaggaggagagttacCCCACTGCCCCACCACTGGAGGCCATGTCCTCCTCCGCCATGTACTTTAAACAGTCTCCCCCTTCCACCCCCACCACCCCGTCCCTGCCACCCCAGCCTGGCACCTCCTTCCTGTGGGAGGAGCACACCCTGGGCCCTCCGTCGCACCCCCACTCTCTTGGCTCCAGCTTGGACACAGGCCCCCTCAAGTCGCCCCGCTTTCCGCACTTCTACCAGCACTCGCCGCCCCACAGTGGCGGCAGCGTTGCCGGTTACGAGAGTCTGGGTGGAGGACTGGTTcgcacctcctcctcttcctcctcctcctcatcctcggTCTCCCATCATCACGGTCCACCCCTGGAGCAGCCCATGTACCAGTTGCACCGCGGGGCCGGGGGCAGCAGCCTCGCCTTCCGCTCCCTGGCTATTGGGCCCTGTGGCCCCCTACTAGGAGACAGCCTGCCCTCGCCTCCCCCACGTGGGCCCCAAGGAGAGGGCACCTGTGCAGTGTGTGGAGACAATGCGGCCTGCCAGCACTACGGCGTACGCACTTGTGAGGGCTGCAAGGGCTTCTTCAAG CGCACCGTGCAGAAAAACGCCAAGTATGTGTGTCTGGCCAGTAAGAACTGTCCTGTGGACAAGAGGAGACGCAACCGCTGCCAGTACTGCCGCTTTCAGAAGTGTCTGAGTGTCGGCATGGTGAAAGAAG TGGTACGTACTGATAGCTTGAAGGGGCGCAGAGGCCGTCTGCCTTCCAAACCAAAGAGCCCCTTGCAGACAGAAGCgtctcctccttctccacctcTCAGCCTGCTCTCCGCTCTGCTCAGGGCTTATTCCCACTGCACGCCCCGTGACCTCGACTACAGCCAG TTTAGCGCTGCCgaccctccctcctcctcctcagatgCAGAGCACATCCAGCTCTTTTACAGGCTGCTCACCATCTCGATGGAGACCACGCGATGCTGGGCCGACCGGCTTCCCGGGTTCTCTGAGCTTCAGCGTGAGGATCAGAACCTGCTCATAGACTCTGCCTTCCTGGAGCTGTTTGTCCTGCGATTGGCTCACAG GTCGATGCTGTCAGAGGATAAACTAGTCTTCTGTAACGGCTTGGTGCTGCACAGGTTCCAGTGCCTTCGTGGGTTCGGAGAATGGCTGGACTCCATCCGGGACTTCTCCACCCACCTCCAGAGCCTAAACCTGGACGCCTCTGCCTTCGCCTGCTTGGCCGCCCTCGTACTTCTCACAG AGCAAGTCCCAGGTCTGAAGGACTCAAAGCGGGTTGAGGAGCTGCAGAATAAAGTGATTTGTTGTCTCAGAGACCACCTGGGTTGCAGtccttcttcctcctcgtccAAGGCTGCGCCCCCTCTGAGTCGTATTCTGGGTTTAAGGGCAGAGCTCCGTTCCCAGAGGACCCAGGGCCTTCAGCGAATCTTCTATCTGAAGCTGGAGGACCTGGTACCACCCCCTCCGTTGATTGACAGGTTCCTGGACACTCTGCCTTACTGA
- the nr4a3 gene encoding nuclear receptor subfamily 4 group A member 3 isoform X3, with protein sequence MPCVQAQYGPAPPGSAYSGQSFSYQGDSYSSDLMTPDYTKLDLGGGEISAAATTSLPSFNVFVEGSYEPKSSCLYQMPPHRPTIKKEEESYPTAPPLEAMSSSAMYFKQSPPSTPTTPSLPPQPGTSFLWEEHTLGPPSHPHSLGSSLDTGPLKSPRFPHFYQHSPPHSGGSVAGYESLGGGLVRTSSSSSSSSSSVSHHHGPPLEQPMYQLHRGAGGSSLAFRSLAIGPCGPLLGDSLPSPPPRGPQGEGTCAVCGDNAACQHYGVRTCEGCKGFFKRTVQKNAKYVCLASKNCPVDKRRRNRCQYCRFQKCLSVGMVKEVVRTDSLKGRRGRLPSKPKSPLQTEASPPSPPLSLLSALLRAYSHCTPRDLDYSQFSAADPPSSSSDAEHIQLFYRLLTISMETTRCWADRLPGFSELQREDQNLLIDSAFLELFVLRLAHRSMLSEDKLVFCNGLVLHRFQCLRGFGEWLDSIRDFSTHLQSLNLDASAFACLAALVLLTEQVPGLKDSKRVEELQNKVICCLRDHLGCSPSSSSSKAAPPLSRILGLRAELRSQRTQGLQRIFYLKLEDLVPPPPLIDRFLDTLPY encoded by the exons ATGCCCTGTGTGCAGGCTCAGTACGGGCCCGCCCCTCCAGGCTCAGCCTACTCTGGCCAGTCCTTCAGTTACCAGGGCGACAGCTACAGCTCTGACCTCATGACCCCTGACTACACCAAGCTGGACTTGGGTGGTGGTGAGATctccgccgccgccaccacttCCCTCCCCAGCTTCAACGTCTTCGTGGAGGGGAGCTACGAGCCCAAGTCCTCCTGCCTTTACCAGATGCCTCCTCACAGGCCCACCAtcaaaaaggaggaggagagttacCCCACTGCCCCACCACTGGAGGCCATGTCCTCCTCCGCCATGTACTTTAAACAGTCTCCCCCTTCCACCCCCACCACCCCGTCCCTGCCACCCCAGCCTGGCACCTCCTTCCTGTGGGAGGAGCACACCCTGGGCCCTCCGTCGCACCCCCACTCTCTTGGCTCCAGCTTGGACACAGGCCCCCTCAAGTCGCCCCGCTTTCCGCACTTCTACCAGCACTCGCCGCCCCACAGTGGCGGCAGCGTTGCCGGTTACGAGAGTCTGGGTGGAGGACTGGTTcgcacctcctcctcttcctcctcctcctcatcctcggTCTCCCATCATCACGGTCCACCCCTGGAGCAGCCCATGTACCAGTTGCACCGCGGGGCCGGGGGCAGCAGCCTCGCCTTCCGCTCCCTGGCTATTGGGCCCTGTGGCCCCCTACTAGGAGACAGCCTGCCCTCGCCTCCCCCACGTGGGCCCCAAGGAGAGGGCACCTGTGCAGTGTGTGGAGACAATGCGGCCTGCCAGCACTACGGCGTACGCACTTGTGAGGGCTGCAAGGGCTTCTTCAAG CGCACCGTGCAGAAAAACGCCAAGTATGTGTGTCTGGCCAGTAAGAACTGTCCTGTGGACAAGAGGAGACGCAACCGCTGCCAGTACTGCCGCTTTCAGAAGTGTCTGAGTGTCGGCATGGTGAAAGAAG TGGTACGTACTGATAGCTTGAAGGGGCGCAGAGGCCGTCTGCCTTCCAAACCAAAGAGCCCCTTGCAGACAGAAGCgtctcctccttctccacctcTCAGCCTGCTCTCCGCTCTGCTCAGGGCTTATTCCCACTGCACGCCCCGTGACCTCGACTACAGCCAG TTTAGCGCTGCCgaccctccctcctcctcctcagatgCAGAGCACATCCAGCTCTTTTACAGGCTGCTCACCATCTCGATGGAGACCACGCGATGCTGGGCCGACCGGCTTCCCGGGTTCTCTGAGCTTCAGCGTGAGGATCAGAACCTGCTCATAGACTCTGCCTTCCTGGAGCTGTTTGTCCTGCGATTGGCTCACAG GTCGATGCTGTCAGAGGATAAACTAGTCTTCTGTAACGGCTTGGTGCTGCACAGGTTCCAGTGCCTTCGTGGGTTCGGAGAATGGCTGGACTCCATCCGGGACTTCTCCACCCACCTCCAGAGCCTAAACCTGGACGCCTCTGCCTTCGCCTGCTTGGCCGCCCTCGTACTTCTCACAG AGCAAGTCCCAGGTCTGAAGGACTCAAAGCGGGTTGAGGAGCTGCAGAATAAAGTGATTTGTTGTCTCAGAGACCACCTGGGTTGCAGtccttcttcctcctcgtccAAGGCTGCGCCCCCTCTGAGTCGTATTCTGGGTTTAAGGGCAGAGCTCCGTTCCCAGAGGACCCAGGGCCTTCAGCGAATCTTCTATCTGAAGCTGGAGGACCTGGTACCACCCCCTCCGTTGATTGACAGGTTCCTGGACACTCTGCCTTACTGA